The nucleotide sequence TATCAAGGCTGGCGTGGCAGGTGACCCCGACAATGGCATCGGCGCCCAGCAGGGCACGGGCGCGAGCGATGCCGCCATCACCCTGGCCGATATGCACACCATCGGCGCCGCAGTCGGCGGCCAGTTGCGGATCGTCGTTGATGATCAGCAGTGCGCCGTGATCGCGGGTCAGCGCACGCAGCGCCCGAGCCCGTGTCAACCGGGTGGCGGCGTCGGCGGGTTTGTCGCGGTATTGCAGCAGGCGTGCACCACCGGCCAGCGCCTCGGCACAGGCCGGCAGCAGCCGGTCGCCCGGCAACAGGTGCGGGTCGGTGATGGCGTACAGGCCGCGTTGCGGGGTCATGGTCTGCGGTCGGGGATCAGTTGGCCTTTGCCGGCTTGCCAGGCACGGCGCAGGCTCGCGTGGACATAGCGTTGTGCGTTTTCCAGCGCCTCGGGCAGCGGCTGGCCCAGGCCTATCAGGGTGGCGCAGGCGCTGGCCAGGGTGCAGCCGGAGCCGTGGAAGCTGCCGTCCAGGCGCGGCCAGGCCCAGTGCTGGCGGCCGTCCGCCGTGAACAGGTGGTTGCGGACCTCGGGCGTATCGTCGTGGGTGCCGGTGATCAGGACCGCCGGGCAGCCGGCCTCCAGCAGCCGCTGGCCGCAGGCATCGATATCCGCCGTGCCGGCAAGTCGCTGGGCCTCCGGCAGGTTGGGGGTGGTCAGGGCCGCGCGCGGCATCAGTTCGCGCAGCATGGCTTCGGGCACGGTGTCGCCGGAGAGGCTGCCGCCGGCTTCGGCGGCCAGCACCGGGTCGAGTACCACCGGGACGCCGGGCAGGCGGTCCAGCACGCTGGCGATAAAGCGGATCACGCCGGGGCTGCCGGTCATGCCGATCTTGACGGCAGAGAACGTCATGTCGGCGAGCAGCGCGTCAGCCTGGCGGGCCAGCAGCGTCTCGGACACCAGTTCGAAGCCGAGCACGTTCTGGCTGTTCTGGATCGTCAGCCCGGTAATCAGCGTGGCGGCGAAGCCGCCCAGGCTGTGGATCGCCTCAATGTCGGCGTGGATCCCGGCGCCCCCAGACGGGTCGTGCCCGGCAATCACAAGAATGTTCGGTTTCACAGCGTTCTCCGGGCTTGGGCGGTAGGGTGGGTAGAGCCAAAGGCGAAACCCACCATGTCCATGCTTGTTAATCACTTCCGCAAAATCATCGAAACTGCCCTGCTTCGGAGGTAGGTAGTTCCGCTGGTTTTGTGCGAGCAGTGTGCGACATGGTCTCGGTGGGTTTCGCCTTTGGCTCTACCCACCCTACGGAACCAAGGGGTGGTCAGAAGGGCTTCACCACCACCAGAATGATAATAGCGATCAGGAACAGCACCGGCACTTCATTGAACCAGCGATAGAACACATGGCTCTTTGTATTGGCGTCGGCGGCAAATTTCTTCATATAGGCCAGGCATACGTGGTGGTAGCCTACCAGCAGCACCACCAGGGTGAGCTTGGCATGCATCCAGCCCATTTTCAGCCAGGCCGGGTTCAGGTACAGCAGCCAGATGCCCAGCCCCAGCGTGGCAAGCATCGACGGCGTCATGATGCCCCGGTAGAGCTTGCGCTCCATGATCTTGAACCGTTCCCGGCTGGCGCTGTCTTCCGCCATGGCGTGATAGACGAACAGACGCGGCAGGTAGAACAGCCCGGCGAACCAGGTAATTACGGCAATAAGATGGAAGGCTTTGACCCAGAGCATGCGAACTCCCGTTTGGCGCTGACCCGGCGCGCATCATAACAGCGCCAGCGGCGGGTTGCTGGTAAGGTAATGCCTTTCTATCATGCCGGGTTTCACGATCCATCATCGGAGCACAGGTTATGAGCAGTACGGCGAAGAGATTCCGGGCGGGTATCGTCGGCGGCACCGGCTACACCGGGGCGGAGTTGTTGCGCCTGCTGGTCAACCATCCGGAGGTGGAGATCGCCTGCATTACCTCGCGCAGCGAGGACGGCACCGCCGTGGCGGACATGTTCCCGAGCCTGCGTGGCCACCTTGACCTGAAGTTCACCGTGCCGGATGTGGCGCGGCTGGCGGAGTGCGACGTGGTGTTCTTCGCCACCCCGCACAATGTGGCCATGCGCATGATGCCCGAGTTGATGGCGGCGGGTGTGCGGGTGATCGACCTGTCTGCGGATTTCCGCTTGCGTGACGCGGATGTCTGGGCGCACTGGTACGGCGAGACCCACACCGCGCCGGACCTGCTGGCACAGGCCGTTTACGGCCTGCCGGAGCGCAACCGGGAGCAGATCCGGCAGGCGCAGCTTGTTGCCTGCCCAGGCTGTTACCCGACCGCCATCCAGCTTGGCTTCCTGCCGCTGCTGGAAGACAGCCTGATCGACCCGAACCAGTTGATCGCCAACGCCGCCTCCGGCGTCAGTGGTGCCGGGCGGCAGGCAAAGATCCCGATGCTGATGGCGGAAGCCAGTGATAACTTCAGCGCCTACGGCGCCTCCGGGCACCGGCACCTGCCGGAAATTGAGCAGGGCCTCGCGGATATCGCCAACGACCCGGTGTCGCTGACGTTTGTGCCGCACCTGCTGCCGATGATCCGGGGTATCCACGCCACGCTGTATGCCCCGCTGCGTGATCCGACGTTGTCGCTGAAGAATATCCAGGCGCTGTTCGAAGAGCGTTACGCGGATGAGCCGTTCGTGGACGTGATGCCGGCTGGCAGCCATCCCCAGACACGCTATACAAAGGGTGCCAATTACTGCCGGATTGCTCTGCACCGGCCGCTCGACCGCGATGTGATCGTGGTTTTGTCCGTGATTGATAACCTCGTCAAAGGCGCTTCCGGCCAGGCGGTGCAGAATATGAACATCATGCTCGGGCTGCCGGAGCGCGCCGGGCTGGAAGGGGCGGCGCTGCTACCGTGAGCATGAAAAAACGCAAGGCCGTCAGCGAACTGACCCTGATGCCGGTGGACCTGCGCCGGCAACGCCGGCAGCGTATCAGCTGGGTGTTGGTGACCGCGCTTGCCGTGATGCTGGCATTTGTGGGCGGCTACTTCAGCGCCGGCAACGACGGCTGGGGCGCGAGCATCGATCAGCAGCGCCAGCGGATGAAGATCAACAGCCTGGAGGCCAGCCTGCGTGAAGCGCGCGACGAACTGGCCCTGCACCGCACCAACAGTGAGGTGTCCTACCAGGCTCAGGAGCAGGTGCGCCAGGAATTGCGTGGCCTGCGGGACCAGATTGCCGAGCTGGAAGAAGCGGTGGCGTTCTACAAGAACGTGATGTCGCCCACTGAAGGGGAACAGGGGCTGCGCATCGAGCGCTTCGACGTCACCCGCACGGAGACGGAGGGGGTTTACCAGTATCGTCTGGTGTTGACCCAGATCGGCGATAACCGCAATTTCATCGCGGGGGATATCAACCTGACCCTGGACGGTCAGCGCGCCGGCAGCCCGGTTTCGATACCGGGCGCCGAGCTCATCAGCACGGACGCCAACAACACCAGTTTCCGGTTCCGCTACTTCCAGGAGCTCTCCGGCCGCCTGGAGCTGCCGCCTGAGATCGTGCCGGGCACCATCACGGTGGAAGCCGTGGCCGGTGGCCGCGGCGGGCAGCGAGTGGAACAACAATTTGGCTGGCAGTGACAGGAGAAAGACAGTGCTCGGGCGGGATAAAAAGACAGTACGCGAAGACTACCGCAACCACACGCTGGTGGCGCCCAGTGCCGAAATCCGCGGGGATATCGCCTTTTCCGGCGGTTTGCATATCCAGGGCAAGGTCGAAGGGAACATCAGTGTCTCCGGTGACGGCGGCAAGCTGGTGATCGGGGAGTCCGGCACGGTGAAGGGTGAAATCCGTGTGCCGGATATCATCATCAACGGCCGCGTGGAAGGCGATGTACACGCCAGTGGTAACCTGGAACTGGCTGAAAAGGCCGTGATCGAGGGCAACGTCTACTACAACCTGATTGAGATGGTGGTGGGCGCCCAGGTCAACGGCAAGCTGGTGCGCCAGGGCGAGCGCAAGCATCTGCCGGCGCCGGAGAAGAAGGCGGAGGCCGCGCCCGCAGGGGCCAGTGAGGCCAATACTTGACTATATTGGTCGGGTATCTGACCATTTGTGCCGTGACGAACTGCTGTTAATGGCCCAATGACCGATATTGCTGCAATGACATTCACTGACCGCGCGGCCGCCAAGGTGCGGGAACTGCGTGATGAGGAAGGTAACCCGGCGCTGAAGCTGCGGGTGTATATCACCGGCGGCGGATGCTCGGGGTTCTCCTATGGCTTTACCTTCGACGAACAGATGAAGGAAGACGACACCGTGGTCGAAAACGGTGACGTGACGTTGCTGGTGGATGCCATGAGCATCCAGTACCTGACCGGCTCCGAAGTGGATTATGACCAGGGCCTGATGGGGGCCCGTTTCGTTGTCCAGAATCCCAACGCGACCTCCACCTGCGGCTGCGGCTCCTCCTTCTCGATCTGACCTGCGCCCGGTGCTTTGTGTCATTGCACCCCTCCACCGGGCTGCTACCCTTCAGCGCAGACATCACAACAACGAGGTGGCTATGCGTGCGCTGCAAGTGGAAGCCTTTTCCGACCCTTCCGCCCTGAAAGTCTCTGATATTCCCGAACGCACACCCGGCAAGGGCGAAGTCATGCTGGAGATGGCCGGCGTCGGCGTCGGTTACTTCGATGGCCTGCTGGTGAAGGGTGAGTACCAGATCAAGCCGCCGCTGCCCTTCGTCCCGGGCAGCGCCATTGCCGGCGTGGTGGTGGAGGTGGGCGAAGGCGTGACGCACGTCGCGCCGGGTGATCACGTGGCCGCGTTTGCACTGCTGGGTGGCATGGCCGAAAAAGTGACGCTGCCAGCGCAGTCCTGTGTGCCGCTGCCCAAAGAAGTGCCGTTGCTGGATGCAGCCAATTTCTTCATCGCCTACGCCACCGGCTTGTACGGCCTGCGCGAATGCGGGCACCTGAAAGCCGGTGAAACGCTGCTGGTGCTGGGCGCTTCCGGGACCACCGGATCAACCGCCATCGAACTCGGCAAGGCCATGGGCGCGAGAGTGATCGCCTGTGCATCCACCGAGGAAAAGCGCCAGCGATGCCTGAAGGCGGGTGCGGACGTGGTGATCGACTACACCCAGGAAACATGGCGCAAGGAAGCGAAGGCGGCAGCGGGCGGGCAGGGCGTGGATGTGGTGTACGACCCGGTGGGCGGTGATCTGGCCGAGCCGGCGCTGCGGCTGCTGGCCCCGGGGGGACGTTATCTGGTGGTGGGGTTTGTCACCGGCATCGCCAGGATTCCGCTGAACCTGCCGCTGTTGAAGCGTTGCGCGATCATCGGCGTGAACTGGGGCGGCGAGGTGATGGGCAATCCGGCAGTGGTGCCCCCGGTGATCAGTCAGTTGGTGGAATGGACGCTGGCGGGCAAGCTCAAGACTGCACCGGACCATGTTTATCCGATGGCGCAGGCAGGCGAGGCGTTTGCTGCCCTCTTCGAGCGCCGTTCCAGTGGCAAGATCGTGGTGACGCCCTAGCGTTTCTAGATCTGGCTGTCTTTCAGCAGCGGCCTGAGCATGCTCTCCAGGCCGTTGAGCTTGATCTCGTAGATCAGTGCCAGTTGCCGGCCCAGCTTGCTGTTAGGGAAGCCTTCGCCGTGGTACCAGACCAGGTACGGTTCGGGCAGTTCCAGCAGCCGGCGGCCGGTGTATTTGCCGTAGGGCATGATCTGGTTGATGGCTTCAAGGAGCTGGCTGCTGTCAGAGAGAAAATCGGGTTGATCCGTCATGGTGGCCTTCAGGCTGGGTAACAGGCGCCGAGTACAGCGTCCCGGCGAGCGCCGGTGACTTGCGGTGCATTGCCCGGCACGCGGTTCAGGTGCGCCCAGGCCAGCCAGGCAAACGCGCAGGCCTCCACGGCCATCGGATCAATGCCGGCCTCGCCGGTGCTGGTGATACGCGTGCCCGGCAACAGCCGGGTCAGTAGAGACAGCAGGTGCGTGTTGAAGACTCCCCCGCCGCATACCAGCACGGTGGCGGGTGAAAAGGGGTTGATGGCATCGGCAACGGTGCGGGCGGTGAACTGTGCCAGAGTCGCCTGGACATCTTCCGGAGCTTCATGGCCCTGCAACTGACGGGCCAGCCAGTCCATCCGGAACAGCTCGCGTCCGGTGCTTTTCGGGTGTGGCCGCTGAAGATACGGTTCGCCCAGCAGGCGTTCGAGTAGCGCCGGCAGACACTGCCCCTGTCTGCTCCATGCGCCATCGTGGTCAAAGCGGGCGCCAGTATGTTGCCGGCACCAGGCATCCAGCAGCACATTGCCAGGCCCGGTATCGAACCCGGCGACCAGTTGCTCGCCGTCCAGCAGCGTTACGTTGGCCATGCCGCCGAGATTCAGTACGACGCGCCGTTCCCCGCCCTGGGCCAGCATGGCCTGATGAAAGCGGGGCACCAGCGGAGCGCCTTGCCCGCCAAGCGCAATATCGCGATTGCGAAAATCACTGATCGTGGTGATACCGGTGCGGCTGGCGATCACGTCTGCGCTGCCGACCTGCAGGCTGAAACCGGTGGCAGGGCGGTGGCGCAGAGTCTGCCCGTGACTGCCAATGGCGACAATGTCGCGGGCGCGCAGGCCGCTGTGTTCAAGCAGCGTGAGGGCGGCGTCGGCGAAGCGTTCGCCGAGCTGGACATGCAGCGCGCCAGCGCGGTCGATTTCATCCGCGCCGCTGTCGTTCAGTGCCAGAATGGTGTCGTGCAGGGCGTCGTCCAGAGGCAGGCTGTGGCGGGCCTCGAGATGGCAGTGGTGGCGGTCGACCCGCACCAGCACGGCGTCAATGGCATCCGCGCTGGTGCCGGACATCAGGCCGATAAAATGGCCGTCAATGGAAGTTCTGGGCAAGTGTGAATGCCTCGGCGTGCAGGGCCATCTGGTTGCGCAAGCGGTTGGCGTAGACCAGGAATTGCTGGCGCTCAGCGTCCTTCACGCCCCGTGCCTTGGGCAATTGCACGGTAAGCGGATCGCGGTGCACCCCGTTGACCAGAAACTCATAGTGCAGGTGCGGGCCGGTGGCCAGGCCGCTTTTGCCCACATAGCCAATGGTCTGCCCCTGACGCACCCGGGTGCCGTTGCGCATGCCGCTGGCGAAGCGGCTCATGTGCGCGTAGAGCGTGCTGTACTGCTGGCCGTGCTTGATCACCACGGTATTGCCGTAGCCGCCTTTGACGCCCACAAATTCCACGCGCCCATCGCCGGAGGCACGAATCGGTGTGCCGGTGGGGGCCGCGTAGTCCACGCCGCGGTGGGCGCGCAGCGTGTTCAGGATCGGATGCCGGCGGTTCGGGTTGAAGCGTGAACTGATGCGAGCGAACTCCACCGGCGTGCGGATGAAGGCGCGGCGCAGAGAATTGCCGTTCAGATCGAGGAAATCGATGTCTCCTTCTTCCGTCTCGTAGCGAAACGCGACCAGATCACGATCACGATTGCGGAATTCAGCCATGGTGATATTGCCCACGCCGACTTTCTCGCCATCCAGATACAGTTCCTCGAACAGCACGCGGAAGCTGTCGCCCTGACGAATATCCAGCACGAAATCGATATCCCAGGCGTAGATATTCACCAGTTGCATGATCAGGTTGTCGGTCATGCCTGCCCGCTGGGCAGACAGAAACAGCGAATCCGTGATGGTGGCTTCGGCATAGCGCATCTGGCGCTCATACTCGCGCACCTGTTCGGTGACCTGCCAGCCGTCAGCGGTATGTTCTGCCTGCAGTGACTCTATCAGGCTGACTTTATACTCCAGTGCGTCGAGCTTGCCCTGGTCGTCCAGTGCGATGCGCAGCACATCGCCGGGGCGAATGCGGGTCAGTGCTTTCAGGCGGTCATCAGCGGTGACCAATCGATGCACATCGCCGGACGAAACGCCCTGGGATTGCAGCAGACCAGACAGGGTGTCGCCATTGCTGACAGTCAGCTCTCGCCACTCGCGGGCCGGTGGGGCCGGGGGCACGGTCGACGTGTCGGAGGCATTCTCGGCAACGCGGGGTTCTGGTGCCGGCAGGGCCAGCGGTCGGGTGGCAACGTCCGGGGTGTCGGCGTCTGACTCGGGCAGCAGGGAGGCGGCTCCCAGCAGGGCGATCAGCGCAAAACAGGCCAGCAGGTGGCCCCGGGGGAAACAACGTGCCAGCTGCACGAACCGGGTCATAGCGGATCCCATATTCAGCGGTTTATTAGCTTGTTGACGTAACCCCCGGAAAAATCGAGGAACAGGGAATCTTCAGGTCAGAAGATAACCGCCTTTCGCCGGGGCATTCAAGTGCTACAATGGCCGCCCGTTTTACCAGATGTTGCAGGCCCTGCCGGGCCTAGGGGCAACATTCTCGTATTTCCGGTAACACCCAGCTGCCGGCCCGCCCGATTCCGGGAGGTCTGCAGAGGTGCGTCCGTGGGTGGCTCTGCGACCAGCAGGTCGCTCCATCATTTAAGGGTGCCGCGGGCCGTGACGGCCCGCAGGGCAGGCGAAGAGCCTGCGTAAACGAACCGGCTGCATTGTATAGAGGTAGGCATGGCCGATCTGGATCTGGAACAGACACTGGCGATCATTCGCCGTGGCACCGAGGAGATCATCCTTGAAGAGGATTTGCGGCGCAAGCTGGAAACGGGGCGGCCGCTGCGGATCAAGGCCGGCTTTGACCCCACCGCGCCGGACCTGCACTTTGGCCATACCGTGCTGATCAACAAGTTGCGTCAGTTTCAGGATCTGGGGCATCAGGTGGTATTCCTGATCGGGGACTTCACCGGCATGATCGGCGACCCAAGCGGCAAGAGCGCCACCCGGCCACCCCTGACTCGCGAGCAGGTGCAGGCCAACGCCGAGACCTATAAAGAGCAGGTGTTCAAGATCCTCGACCCGGCCAGGACCGAAGTGCGGTTCAACTCCGAATGGATGGACCAGTTGGGGGTTTCCGGCATGATCCGCCTGGCGGGGCAGTACACCGTGGCGCGGATGCTCGAGCGTGATGACTTCGACAAGCGCTACAAATCCGGCCAGCCCATTGCCATCCACGAGTTTCTGTACCCGCTGATCCAGGGCTACGACTCGGTGGCGCTGGAGGCAGATGTCGAATTCGGTGGTACCGACCAGAAATTCAACCTGCTGATGGGGCGTACCCTGCAGAAGCACTATGGCCAGGCGCCGCAGGTCTGCATCACGGTGCCGATCCTGGAGGGGCTGGATGGCGTGCAGAAGATGTCCAAGTCTCTGGGTAACTATATTGGCGTGACGGACGCTCCTGGGGAGATGTACCGCAAATTGCTGTCGGTACCGGACCAACTGGTCTGGCGCTACTTCGAGCTCCTCAGCCTGCGGAGTCTGGAGGAGGTGGCGGCAATGAAGGCGCAGGCCGAAGCAGCCGGCACCCCGCAGGAGGCGAAGAAGATGCTGGCAGACGAGCTGATCACCCGTTTCCACGATGCCGCCGCCGCCGCCGCCGCGCCGCGCTCCGCCGGCAACCAGATCGCTCTGGGCGACATTCCGGAGAACCTGCCGGAAATGGAGATCGGTGCCGGAGACGAGGGGTTGCGGCTGCTGGATGCCCTGCGGGATGCCGGGCTGGTGCAGAACGGCAAGGCGGCCAAGGATGTGCTGGCCCGCGGCGCAGTCTATGTGGACGGTGTCCAGGCTGATCCGGGGCTGGTGCTTCGGCGTGGGCGGGCGTATGTGGTCCAGGCCGGTAAGAAGAAGATTGCCCGTGTGATGGTGGTCTGAGGCGGGGCTGCGCCAGTCAGTGCTGGTCAGTATTTCGCCTGTCCTGAAATCCCTGAAAAAAGCTGTAGAAAGTGTTTGACAGGGAGCGGCCGATCAGTAGAATGGCCGCTCTCTCGACGAGGCCCTGCCTCGAAGCGAAGCGCTCTTTAACAATCAGGCAGACAAACGTGTGGGACCTGTTCTGTGTCGGGTTTAAAGAATTCGGCTACAGAGCAAGTCAAGCTCAAATGAGTGTAATTTGCGAACTAGCTGAGCATGTATTAAGTGCGTAGGCACTTTAAACGCTTTTCTTAACTGAAGAGTTTGATCATGGCTCAGATTGAACGCTGGCGGCAGGCCTAACACATGCAAGTCGAGCGGCAGCGGGGAGTAGCTTGCTACTTTGCCGGCGAGCGGCGGACGGGTGAGTAACGCGTGGGAATCTACCCATTTGTGGGGGATAACTTGGGGAAACCCAAGCTAATACCGCATAATCCCTACGGGGGAAAGCAGGGGATCTTCGGACCTTGCGCAGATGGATGAGCCCGCGTCGGATTAGCTAGTTGGTAGGGTAAAGGCCTACCAAGGCGACGATCCGTAACTGGTCTGAGAGGATGACCAGTCACATCGGGACTGAGACACGGCCC is from Isoalcanivorax pacificus W11-5 and encodes:
- the thiE gene encoding thiamine phosphate synthase, giving the protein MTPQRGLYAITDPHLLPGDRLLPACAEALAGGARLLQYRDKPADAATRLTRARALRALTRDHGALLIINDDPQLAADCGADGVHIGQGDGGIARARALLGADAIVGVTCHASLDMARQAQADGADYVAFGRFFPSRTKPQAPPADLAVLRAARAALTLPRVAIGGVNADNAPALIDAGADILAVIHALFGTTDIRAAARQLAELF
- the thiD gene encoding bifunctional hydroxymethylpyrimidine kinase/phosphomethylpyrimidine kinase: MKPNILVIAGHDPSGGAGIHADIEAIHSLGGFAATLITGLTIQNSQNVLGFELVSETLLARQADALLADMTFSAVKIGMTGSPGVIRFIASVLDRLPGVPVVLDPVLAAEAGGSLSGDTVPEAMLRELMPRAALTTPNLPEAQRLAGTADIDACGQRLLEAGCPAVLITGTHDDTPEVRNHLFTADGRQHWAWPRLDGSFHGSGCTLASACATLIGLGQPLPEALENAQRYVHASLRRAWQAGKGQLIPDRRP
- the hemJ gene encoding protoporphyrinogen oxidase HemJ gives rise to the protein MLWVKAFHLIAVITWFAGLFYLPRLFVYHAMAEDSASRERFKIMERKLYRGIMTPSMLATLGLGIWLLYLNPAWLKMGWMHAKLTLVVLLVGYHHVCLAYMKKFAADANTKSHVFYRWFNEVPVLFLIAIIILVVVKPF
- the argC gene encoding N-acetyl-gamma-glutamyl-phosphate reductase, with amino-acid sequence MSSTAKRFRAGIVGGTGYTGAELLRLLVNHPEVEIACITSRSEDGTAVADMFPSLRGHLDLKFTVPDVARLAECDVVFFATPHNVAMRMMPELMAAGVRVIDLSADFRLRDADVWAHWYGETHTAPDLLAQAVYGLPERNREQIRQAQLVACPGCYPTAIQLGFLPLLEDSLIDPNQLIANAASGVSGAGRQAKIPMLMAEASDNFSAYGASGHRHLPEIEQGLADIANDPVSLTFVPHLLPMIRGIHATLYAPLRDPTLSLKNIQALFEERYADEPFVDVMPAGSHPQTRYTKGANYCRIALHRPLDRDVIVVLSVIDNLVKGASGQAVQNMNIMLGLPERAGLEGAALLP
- a CDS encoding DUF6776 family protein — translated: MKKRKAVSELTLMPVDLRRQRRQRISWVLVTALAVMLAFVGGYFSAGNDGWGASIDQQRQRMKINSLEASLREARDELALHRTNSEVSYQAQEQVRQELRGLRDQIAELEEAVAFYKNVMSPTEGEQGLRIERFDVTRTETEGVYQYRLVLTQIGDNRNFIAGDINLTLDGQRAGSPVSIPGAELISTDANNTSFRFRYFQELSGRLELPPEIVPGTITVEAVAGGRGGQRVEQQFGWQ
- a CDS encoding bactofilin family protein — translated: MLGRDKKTVREDYRNHTLVAPSAEIRGDIAFSGGLHIQGKVEGNISVSGDGGKLVIGESGTVKGEIRVPDIIINGRVEGDVHASGNLELAEKAVIEGNVYYNLIEMVVGAQVNGKLVRQGERKHLPAPEKKAEAAPAGASEANT
- the erpA gene encoding iron-sulfur cluster insertion protein ErpA, giving the protein MTDIAAMTFTDRAAAKVRELRDEEGNPALKLRVYITGGGCSGFSYGFTFDEQMKEDDTVVENGDVTLLVDAMSIQYLTGSEVDYDQGLMGARFVVQNPNATSTCGCGSSFSI
- a CDS encoding NADPH:quinone oxidoreductase family protein translates to MRALQVEAFSDPSALKVSDIPERTPGKGEVMLEMAGVGVGYFDGLLVKGEYQIKPPLPFVPGSAIAGVVVEVGEGVTHVAPGDHVAAFALLGGMAEKVTLPAQSCVPLPKEVPLLDAANFFIAYATGLYGLRECGHLKAGETLLVLGASGTTGSTAIELGKAMGARVIACASTEEKRQRCLKAGADVVIDYTQETWRKEAKAAAGGQGVDVVYDPVGGDLAEPALRLLAPGGRYLVVGFVTGIARIPLNLPLLKRCAIIGVNWGGEVMGNPAVVPPVISQLVEWTLAGKLKTAPDHVYPMAQAGEAFAALFERRSSGKIVVTP
- a CDS encoding DUF3820 family protein yields the protein MTDQPDFLSDSSQLLEAINQIMPYGKYTGRRLLELPEPYLVWYHGEGFPNSKLGRQLALIYEIKLNGLESMLRPLLKDSQI
- a CDS encoding anhydro-N-acetylmuramic acid kinase yields the protein MPRTSIDGHFIGLMSGTSADAIDAVLVRVDRHHCHLEARHSLPLDDALHDTILALNDSGADEIDRAGALHVQLGERFADAALTLLEHSGLRARDIVAIGSHGQTLRHRPATGFSLQVGSADVIASRTGITTISDFRNRDIALGGQGAPLVPRFHQAMLAQGGERRVVLNLGGMANVTLLDGEQLVAGFDTGPGNVLLDAWCRQHTGARFDHDGAWSRQGQCLPALLERLLGEPYLQRPHPKSTGRELFRMDWLARQLQGHEAPEDVQATLAQFTARTVADAINPFSPATVLVCGGGVFNTHLLSLLTRLLPGTRITSTGEAGIDPMAVEACAFAWLAWAHLNRVPGNAPQVTGARRDAVLGACYPA
- a CDS encoding peptidoglycan DD-metalloendopeptidase family protein gives rise to the protein MTRFVQLARCFPRGHLLACFALIALLGAASLLPESDADTPDVATRPLALPAPEPRVAENASDTSTVPPAPPAREWRELTVSNGDTLSGLLQSQGVSSGDVHRLVTADDRLKALTRIRPGDVLRIALDDQGKLDALEYKVSLIESLQAEHTADGWQVTEQVREYERQMRYAEATITDSLFLSAQRAGMTDNLIMQLVNIYAWDIDFVLDIRQGDSFRVLFEELYLDGEKVGVGNITMAEFRNRDRDLVAFRYETEEGDIDFLDLNGNSLRRAFIRTPVEFARISSRFNPNRRHPILNTLRAHRGVDYAAPTGTPIRASGDGRVEFVGVKGGYGNTVVIKHGQQYSTLYAHMSRFASGMRNGTRVRQGQTIGYVGKSGLATGPHLHYEFLVNGVHRDPLTVQLPKARGVKDAERQQFLVYANRLRNQMALHAEAFTLAQNFH
- the tyrS gene encoding tyrosine--tRNA ligase, which produces MADLDLEQTLAIIRRGTEEIILEEDLRRKLETGRPLRIKAGFDPTAPDLHFGHTVLINKLRQFQDLGHQVVFLIGDFTGMIGDPSGKSATRPPLTREQVQANAETYKEQVFKILDPARTEVRFNSEWMDQLGVSGMIRLAGQYTVARMLERDDFDKRYKSGQPIAIHEFLYPLIQGYDSVALEADVEFGGTDQKFNLLMGRTLQKHYGQAPQVCITVPILEGLDGVQKMSKSLGNYIGVTDAPGEMYRKLLSVPDQLVWRYFELLSLRSLEEVAAMKAQAEAAGTPQEAKKMLADELITRFHDAAAAAAAPRSAGNQIALGDIPENLPEMEIGAGDEGLRLLDALRDAGLVQNGKAAKDVLARGAVYVDGVQADPGLVLRRGRAYVVQAGKKKIARVMVV